Proteins found in one Geomonas subterranea genomic segment:
- the miaB gene encoding tRNA (N6-isopentenyl adenosine(37)-C2)-methylthiotransferase MiaB yields the protein MIKAKKLYLETFGCQMNVSDSEKIVTLMKGIGYQQTADPVEADLVLLNTCSIRATAEQRVYGHLGKFKFMKKKKPGLIIGVGGCVAQQEGERLLQKAPFVNLVFGTHNLHLLQKMVSGAEQGKQSVATDFLDDEKRFDLFPHAESEGGVSRFVTVMQGCDNFCAYCIVPHVRGREISRSAEKVVEEVAALAATGVTEVTLLGQNVNSYGFKEAGAPGFAALLRMVAQVEGIERLRFTTSHPKDISPGLIACFADIPKLAPHIHLPAQSGSDAVLKKMNRGYTRAAYLGKVRALRDACPEIQFTGDMIVGFPGEDEAAFEQTMELVEEVQYADLFSFIYSARPGTSAAEFPDEVKRAEKQARLERLQGAQKKITLARNESFVGGVQRVLVEGLSTSGDSLFGRTGGNRGTVMAGDPALAGRLVDVRITEGLQTLLKGEILHV from the coding sequence GTGATTAAGGCGAAAAAGCTTTACCTGGAAACATTCGGCTGCCAGATGAATGTCAGCGATTCCGAGAAGATAGTTACCCTGATGAAGGGGATAGGGTACCAGCAGACCGCCGATCCGGTGGAAGCGGACCTGGTCCTTTTGAACACCTGCAGCATCCGGGCGACCGCCGAACAGCGGGTCTACGGCCACCTGGGGAAGTTCAAGTTCATGAAGAAGAAAAAGCCGGGGCTCATCATCGGCGTCGGCGGCTGCGTTGCGCAGCAGGAAGGGGAGCGGCTCCTGCAGAAGGCCCCCTTCGTGAACCTGGTCTTCGGCACCCATAACCTGCACCTATTGCAGAAGATGGTGTCCGGCGCCGAGCAGGGTAAGCAGAGCGTCGCCACCGACTTTCTTGACGACGAGAAGCGCTTCGACCTCTTCCCGCACGCCGAAAGCGAAGGGGGCGTCTCCCGGTTCGTGACCGTCATGCAGGGGTGCGACAACTTCTGCGCCTACTGCATCGTGCCGCACGTGCGCGGCCGGGAGATCAGCCGGAGCGCGGAAAAGGTCGTCGAGGAAGTCGCCGCTCTCGCGGCCACCGGCGTCACCGAAGTCACCCTGCTGGGGCAAAACGTGAATTCCTACGGTTTCAAGGAAGCGGGCGCGCCCGGTTTCGCCGCGCTTTTGCGGATGGTGGCCCAGGTGGAGGGGATAGAGAGGCTGCGGTTCACCACCTCGCACCCCAAGGACATCTCTCCCGGGCTCATCGCCTGCTTCGCGGATATTCCGAAGCTCGCGCCGCACATCCACCTCCCGGCCCAGTCGGGGAGCGATGCCGTGCTGAAGAAGATGAACCGCGGCTACACCCGCGCCGCTTACCTCGGCAAGGTGCGCGCACTCCGGGACGCCTGCCCGGAAATTCAGTTCACCGGCGACATGATCGTCGGCTTTCCCGGCGAGGACGAGGCCGCTTTCGAGCAGACCATGGAGCTGGTCGAGGAAGTTCAGTATGCCGACCTCTTCTCCTTCATCTACTCGGCCCGCCCAGGGACAAGTGCGGCCGAGTTCCCGGACGAGGTGAAACGGGCCGAGAAGCAGGCGCGCCTGGAGCGCTTGCAGGGCGCGCAGAAAAAGATCACCCTGGCCAGGAACGAGAGTTTCGTCGGGGGCGTGCAGCGGGTGCTGGTGGAAGGTCTCAGCACTTCCGGTGATTCGCTATTCGGCCGGACCGGCGGCAATCGCGGCACCGTCATGGCCGGCGACCCCGCCCTTGCCGGGCGCCTGGTGGACGTGAGGATAACGGAAGGGCTGCAGACCCTGCTCAAGGGAGAGATCCTGCATGTATGA
- the holA gene encoding DNA polymerase III subunit delta, producing the protein MKPEEFNKAVEKGELASLYLLFGDEPYLVERAVKKLLDRAVDPGFRDFNLDVFYGNECKGEEVFSAAQTLPMFADRRVVLVKKGGDLSAHAMEVLLPYLQDPSPGTCLILQAEKVDGRKKFYAELKKRGEAVEFKRPYENQLGPYVRDEVRAAGKKIEPAAAELLGYLVGNNLQELVSQIEKLCIYCGKKETVAVADVKAIVSDTKVESVFEFTDALGSKDLPRALKMLTALLQDGEVPLRMLGAVARHFRQLWQVRELLDKKVPQSELAKASGINPYFLNKVTAQARNYTVVELQRIFERMLELDLAFKSGGLEEPLLERFVMDACRRQP; encoded by the coding sequence ATGAAACCGGAAGAGTTCAACAAGGCGGTGGAAAAGGGAGAACTGGCATCGCTGTACCTTCTGTTCGGGGACGAGCCGTACCTCGTGGAGCGCGCGGTCAAGAAGCTGCTGGACCGGGCCGTGGATCCCGGGTTCCGCGACTTCAACCTCGACGTCTTCTACGGAAACGAATGCAAGGGGGAGGAGGTCTTCAGCGCCGCCCAGACCCTCCCCATGTTCGCCGACCGCCGTGTCGTGCTGGTGAAGAAGGGGGGGGATCTTTCCGCTCACGCCATGGAAGTGCTGCTCCCTTACCTTCAGGACCCGTCGCCCGGTACCTGTCTCATCCTGCAGGCCGAGAAGGTGGACGGGCGCAAGAAGTTCTACGCCGAGTTGAAAAAGCGCGGCGAAGCCGTCGAGTTCAAGCGACCCTATGAGAACCAGCTCGGGCCCTATGTGCGCGACGAGGTGCGCGCCGCCGGCAAGAAGATCGAGCCCGCGGCGGCCGAGCTGCTGGGCTATCTGGTCGGCAACAACCTGCAGGAGCTCGTCTCTCAGATCGAGAAGCTTTGCATCTACTGCGGCAAGAAGGAGACGGTCGCGGTCGCCGACGTCAAGGCGATCGTCTCCGACACCAAGGTCGAGAGCGTCTTCGAGTTCACCGATGCCCTGGGGAGCAAGGATCTCCCCCGCGCCTTGAAGATGCTGACCGCGCTGCTGCAGGACGGCGAGGTCCCCCTGCGCATGTTGGGAGCGGTGGCGCGGCACTTCCGCCAGCTCTGGCAGGTGCGGGAGCTTCTGGACAAGAAGGTGCCCCAGTCCGAGCTCGCGAAGGCGTCCGGGATCAACCCGTACTTCCTGAACAAGGTGACGGCGCAGGCGCGGAACTACACGGTAGTGGAACTGCAACGGATTTTCGAGCGGATGTTGGAACTGGACCTCGCCTTCAAGTCAGGCGGGCTGGAAGAGCCATTGCTCGAGCGTTTCGTGATGGATGCCTGCAGGCGCCAGCCATAG
- a CDS encoding class I SAM-dependent DNA methyltransferase: MPTENKRDFDAVAGQWDQEPRRLKLAQDVVEAMRKAIPLNSGMYALDYGCGSGLVTLGLQPFVGHITGADSSPGMLEVLNRKIEAQGLENVATMPLDLEKQNLERSFDLIVSSMTLHHVRDVPALVASLAQALKPGGWLALADLETEDGRFHDDPTGVLHHGFSRDFLTGEFARNGLDGLGVVTAASIEKSAADGSSRRYPVLLCVGHK; the protein is encoded by the coding sequence ATGCCAACAGAGAACAAGCGGGACTTCGATGCCGTAGCCGGACAATGGGACCAGGAGCCGCGACGTCTGAAGCTGGCACAGGATGTCGTCGAGGCGATGCGCAAAGCGATCCCCCTGAACTCCGGGATGTACGCCCTGGACTACGGTTGCGGCAGCGGCCTGGTTACCCTCGGACTGCAGCCCTTCGTCGGCCACATCACCGGTGCCGACAGCTCACCGGGGATGCTGGAGGTTCTAAACCGGAAGATCGAGGCGCAAGGGCTCGAAAATGTCGCCACCATGCCGCTCGACCTGGAAAAGCAGAACCTGGAAAGGAGCTTCGACCTCATCGTGAGCAGCATGACCCTGCATCACGTCCGGGACGTCCCGGCCTTGGTTGCTTCCCTGGCCCAGGCGCTGAAGCCTGGCGGCTGGCTCGCCCTCGCCGACCTGGAAACCGAGGATGGCCGCTTCCACGACGACCCGACCGGGGTTCTGCACCACGGCTTCTCCCGTGATTTCCTCACCGGCGAGTTCGCGCGAAACGGTCTGGACGGTCTCGGCGTCGTTACCGCAGCCTCCATCGAAAAGTCCGCAGCGGACGGGAGCTCCCGCCGCTATCCCGTCCTCCTCTGCGTTGGCCACAAGTAA
- a CDS encoding DUF3373 family protein, with amino-acid sequence MKKLEKLLIGAAVCALAAPGMAQADDQEMQKKIDDLTKKVQKLEEQQKGSDQKKIEDLTRKVDKIEEKSLGKWLTIGGDYRFRVDNLNGRTVGFTNPMGLFNWMGKNAFVEIDGTPFGFGNPTPVGAILTQANNQMQGIKTYQQAVAPNPMAGGAPNYQAFLGMLQGVAGAAAASGATPMTNVNVPAYKPNNDTLYTNRLGINMHAKATKDVTVNVRLLAYKVFGAQDENAVTNNGGTPFFADRVGTFDGTLGHVPSSSLLNVDRAYATWSNIADQPIWFSVGRRPSTEGAPSNLRLNNERPGNGGTPALLVDYAFDGMTIGWAPDIEGLPGAYAKVCYGRGFEGGFENPTNNLKDTDMLGLAIIPIDTDPLRVWLQYNRGFNIFDFPAMKNTAFGNTYPSTDLGAIDWYGAGAMSTIKKVGPGNLNFFGDVGMSVTHPNDNVSAQAGFQGLGTGGFFAPEAPNSKTGWAAYVGARYDYTPTKTKVGVEYNHGSKNWITFAPAADDMWTTKLGTRGNVYEGYLIQELDSKPVSSFLSKAFFRVGFQWYDFDYTGSNNWVGAPVKISEVNNRMMMLTPVKYARDIYATFEVKF; translated from the coding sequence ATGAAAAAACTGGAGAAGCTGTTGATCGGCGCAGCCGTTTGTGCCCTGGCTGCCCCTGGCATGGCTCAGGCCGACGACCAGGAGATGCAGAAGAAAATCGATGACCTGACCAAGAAGGTGCAGAAGCTCGAGGAGCAGCAGAAGGGCTCAGATCAGAAGAAGATCGAGGACCTGACCCGCAAGGTCGACAAGATCGAAGAGAAGTCGCTGGGCAAGTGGCTCACCATCGGCGGCGACTACCGCTTCAGGGTGGACAACCTGAATGGCCGCACCGTGGGTTTCACTAACCCGATGGGGCTGTTCAACTGGATGGGCAAAAATGCCTTTGTCGAGATCGATGGAACTCCCTTCGGCTTCGGCAACCCGACTCCGGTCGGGGCTATCCTCACCCAGGCCAACAACCAGATGCAGGGCATCAAGACCTACCAGCAGGCGGTCGCCCCCAACCCCATGGCTGGTGGCGCTCCCAACTATCAGGCATTTCTCGGCATGCTGCAGGGTGTAGCTGGAGCAGCCGCCGCGAGCGGCGCTACTCCGATGACCAACGTCAACGTACCGGCATACAAGCCTAACAACGACACCCTCTACACCAACCGCCTCGGCATCAACATGCACGCGAAAGCCACCAAGGACGTGACCGTCAACGTCCGCCTGCTCGCCTACAAGGTCTTCGGCGCCCAGGACGAGAATGCGGTCACCAACAACGGCGGCACTCCGTTCTTCGCAGACCGCGTCGGCACCTTCGACGGCACCCTGGGACACGTTCCCTCCAGCAGCCTGCTGAACGTGGACCGCGCCTATGCCACCTGGAGCAACATCGCCGACCAGCCGATCTGGTTCTCCGTCGGTCGCCGCCCCTCCACCGAGGGGGCTCCGAGCAACCTGCGCCTGAACAACGAGCGCCCCGGCAACGGCGGCACCCCGGCCCTCTTGGTCGATTACGCCTTTGACGGCATGACCATCGGATGGGCTCCGGACATCGAGGGGCTCCCCGGCGCCTACGCCAAGGTCTGCTACGGCCGCGGCTTCGAGGGCGGGTTCGAGAACCCCACCAACAACCTCAAAGACACCGACATGCTGGGCCTGGCGATCATCCCGATCGACACCGACCCGCTGCGCGTCTGGCTGCAGTACAACCGCGGCTTCAACATCTTCGACTTCCCCGCCATGAAGAACACCGCCTTCGGCAACACCTACCCGTCCACCGACCTCGGCGCCATCGACTGGTACGGCGCCGGTGCCATGAGCACCATCAAGAAGGTCGGCCCGGGCAACCTGAACTTCTTCGGCGACGTCGGCATGAGCGTCACCCACCCCAACGACAACGTTTCAGCACAGGCCGGCTTCCAGGGCCTGGGGACCGGCGGGTTCTTCGCCCCAGAAGCCCCCAACAGCAAGACCGGCTGGGCGGCCTACGTCGGTGCGCGCTACGACTACACCCCGACCAAGACCAAGGTCGGCGTGGAGTACAACCACGGCTCCAAGAACTGGATCACCTTCGCTCCGGCAGCTGACGACATGTGGACCACCAAGCTCGGTACCCGCGGCAACGTGTACGAGGGGTACCTGATCCAGGAACTCGACTCCAAGCCGGTCTCCTCCTTCCTCTCCAAGGCCTTCTTCAGGGTCGGTTTCCAGTGGTACGACTTCGACTACACCGGGAGCAACAACTGGGTAGGCGCTCCGGTGAAGATCTCCGAGGTGAACAACCGCATGATGATGCTGACCCCGGTGAAGTACGCACGTGACATCTACGCGACCTTCGAGGTGAAATTCTAG
- the rpsT gene encoding 30S ribosomal protein S20, translated as MANHKSAMKRIKQTVKRTERNKHERSTLRTFIKRVREAVATKDQDAAKAALAAAIPVIDGAATKGIIHSSNASRNVSRLTKLVNTLA; from the coding sequence TTGGCAAATCATAAATCGGCAATGAAGAGGATCAAGCAGACCGTAAAAAGGACTGAGCGCAACAAGCACGAGCGTTCCACCCTGCGCACTTTCATCAAGCGCGTCCGCGAAGCGGTTGCCACCAAGGATCAGGACGCTGCAAAGGCCGCTCTGGCTGCTGCCATCCCGGTCATCGACGGTGCTGCAACCAAGGGGATCATCCACTCCTCCAACGCTTCCAGGAATGTTTCCCGCCTCACCAAACTGGTCAACACCCTGGCCTAG
- the lptE gene encoding LPS assembly lipoprotein LptE translates to MTATRVFTTLRWLTLLAALLASGCSYSPVIQHGPLAGANGVNVVLFANKSYRAGVEAVLAREMIDEFSFRTGGKVLPADRAELELSGTVLSYNSVPVSYTAADVIREYNAILSVQATLRDARSQRVLWKGDVTEQQVYPVNASIALQQDAEEAAIEKISRRISERIWQKLGERF, encoded by the coding sequence ATGACAGCCACCAGGGTTTTTACAACGCTTCGCTGGCTCACCCTGCTCGCGGCCCTTCTCGCGAGCGGCTGCAGCTACAGTCCGGTCATCCAGCACGGTCCCTTGGCTGGAGCCAACGGCGTGAACGTGGTTCTTTTCGCCAACAAGAGCTACCGCGCCGGCGTGGAGGCGGTCCTCGCCCGCGAGATGATCGACGAGTTCTCCTTCCGGACCGGCGGCAAGGTCCTTCCGGCGGACCGGGCGGAACTGGAACTTTCCGGTACCGTCCTCTCCTACAACAGCGTGCCGGTTTCCTACACCGCGGCCGACGTCATCAGGGAGTACAACGCCATTCTTTCCGTGCAGGCCACCCTGCGTGACGCGCGCTCGCAGAGGGTGCTCTGGAAGGGGGATGTAACCGAGCAGCAGGTTTACCCGGTCAACGCCAGCATCGCCCTGCAGCAGGATGCGGAGGAAGCGGCCATCGAGAAAATCAGCCGGCGCATTTCCGAGCGGATCTGGCAAAAGCTCGGCGAACGCTTCTAG
- a CDS encoding cytochrome C: MSKKSVTAAVLGLALAATTALAAGVHPGKESIEKSGYKGPETCEECHPGSAKGFLDTVHWKHASKVTNVEGIDPKQEYGMKNRIYVMCNGNDIVNNLKEIPKSPVTGKSKFSGCNTCHPGNHLSDVGSTGAAAQAAVDCLVCHSTDYDFRQRKPFKNEKGEVVMGQDRSTKAALAIGKPTVKNCMVCHEAAGGGVIVKRGFTFTKDTDAHAAKGMVCVDCHKAKNHKMPTGHDPNNWANDGVFVSCADASCHGAKPHKDADLNRHCARIACQTCHIPRTGGAFAKDFTVWEQTPDKFYEPTTLKKEANETTPVYAWYNGTVKNVPHFIGPKGSKKDGKSKITPFKVFQGKAYYNKQTGELLSMDFAQPMSDGDTRAGVLSAAKTLGLKNPEKIAKEAVPGWQTIYFGSNHLVTKTKALYCANCHAPNGVLNFKELGYTDKDIAKLTSPELFMEKLAKKQKEEW, translated from the coding sequence ATGAGCAAGAAAAGCGTGACAGCGGCAGTGCTCGGTCTTGCCTTGGCAGCTACGACTGCCCTGGCGGCAGGCGTGCATCCCGGCAAGGAATCGATCGAGAAGAGCGGTTACAAGGGGCCTGAGACCTGCGAGGAGTGCCACCCGGGGAGCGCCAAGGGGTTCCTGGATACCGTGCACTGGAAGCACGCCTCCAAGGTGACCAACGTGGAGGGGATCGATCCCAAGCAAGAGTACGGGATGAAGAACCGCATCTACGTCATGTGCAACGGTAACGACATCGTGAACAACCTGAAGGAGATACCAAAGAGCCCGGTGACGGGCAAAAGCAAGTTCTCCGGTTGCAACACCTGCCACCCCGGCAACCACCTCTCCGACGTCGGCAGCACCGGCGCCGCGGCACAGGCAGCCGTCGACTGCCTGGTCTGCCACTCCACCGATTACGACTTCCGCCAGAGAAAGCCGTTCAAGAACGAGAAGGGTGAGGTGGTCATGGGACAGGACCGCAGCACCAAGGCCGCCCTCGCCATCGGCAAACCCACCGTCAAGAACTGCATGGTCTGTCACGAGGCGGCCGGCGGCGGCGTCATCGTGAAGCGCGGTTTCACCTTCACCAAGGACACCGACGCCCACGCCGCCAAGGGGATGGTCTGCGTCGACTGTCACAAGGCGAAGAACCACAAGATGCCGACCGGACACGACCCCAACAACTGGGCCAACGACGGCGTCTTCGTCTCGTGCGCAGATGCATCCTGCCACGGCGCCAAACCGCACAAGGACGCGGACCTGAACCGCCACTGCGCCAGGATCGCCTGCCAGACCTGCCACATCCCGCGCACCGGCGGTGCCTTCGCAAAGGACTTCACCGTGTGGGAGCAGACGCCCGACAAATTCTACGAGCCGACGACACTGAAGAAGGAAGCGAACGAGACGACGCCGGTTTACGCCTGGTACAACGGCACCGTGAAAAATGTCCCGCACTTCATCGGCCCCAAAGGTAGCAAGAAGGACGGCAAGAGCAAGATCACGCCCTTCAAGGTGTTCCAGGGGAAGGCTTACTACAACAAGCAGACCGGTGAGCTGCTGTCCATGGACTTCGCCCAGCCGATGTCCGATGGCGACACCCGCGCCGGCGTCCTCTCGGCCGCGAAGACCCTGGGGCTCAAGAACCCGGAGAAGATCGCCAAGGAGGCGGTCCCGGGGTGGCAGACGATCTATTTCGGCAGCAACCACCTGGTCACCAAGACCAAGGCGCTCTACTGCGCCAACTGCCACGCGCCCAACGGCGTGCTTAACTTCAAGGAACTGGGCTACACCGACAAGGACATCGCGAAGCTGACCTCTCCGGAACTTTTCATGGAGAAGCTGGCCAAAAAGCAGAAAGAAGAGTGGTAG
- a CDS encoding tetrathionate reductase family octaheme c-type cytochrome codes for MKGMLGILAGVALLAMAAQGMAAVDHAEFVKGPFKNGSEVTKVCLECHDQQAGDFMKTTHWTWAGTPNMVKGMEKSTKKYGKSNMINSFCTSIQGGKEGVVHESCGKCHAGYGWTRTDFDFTDKTKVDCLICHAQKGNYTRATVGCDIDKKSIDKKSMDLNVAAQSVGLPTRKNCGSCHFYGGGGDAVKNAGLDSTLEKTKKSQDVHMGSKESGGQDMSCQSCHVTKNHKIGGASSMMAHYDTRVNCEQCHSGAKAPHQKAKNGALINRHLATVACQTCHIPFFAKGQATKMAWKWSDVGKNITAEEQFDKETYAKHKGTFVWGMNVKPVYAWNNGMVERYMVGDKVKDPSKPVVMMRPAGDIRDQKAKIYPYKLYKGDQPMDAKFKNLIIFQQYKSLWVDYDWDKACRLGAEGAGLPYSGKYQFVNTVAYIAAQHEVAPKEEALQCGECHMGGNRLDWKALGYKGDPMQNGGRSAKTAHKVAKK; via the coding sequence ATGAAAGGTATGCTGGGAATTTTGGCGGGGGTCGCGCTTTTGGCGATGGCCGCGCAGGGGATGGCGGCGGTCGACCACGCCGAGTTCGTCAAGGGGCCGTTCAAGAACGGCAGCGAGGTAACCAAGGTCTGTCTCGAGTGCCACGATCAGCAGGCGGGGGACTTCATGAAGACTACCCACTGGACCTGGGCCGGAACCCCCAACATGGTCAAGGGGATGGAGAAGAGCACCAAGAAGTACGGCAAGTCCAACATGATCAACTCCTTCTGCACCTCGATCCAGGGGGGGAAGGAAGGGGTGGTCCACGAGTCGTGCGGCAAGTGCCATGCAGGCTACGGCTGGACCCGCACCGACTTCGACTTCACCGACAAGACCAAGGTCGACTGCCTCATCTGCCATGCCCAGAAAGGGAACTACACCAGGGCGACGGTAGGGTGCGACATCGATAAGAAAAGCATCGACAAGAAGAGCATGGACCTCAACGTCGCCGCCCAGAGCGTCGGCCTGCCCACCCGCAAGAACTGCGGCTCCTGCCACTTCTACGGCGGCGGCGGCGACGCGGTCAAGAACGCGGGGCTCGACTCCACCCTGGAGAAGACCAAGAAGTCCCAGGACGTCCACATGGGGAGCAAGGAAAGCGGCGGGCAGGACATGAGCTGCCAGAGCTGCCACGTCACGAAAAACCACAAGATCGGTGGCGCGTCGAGCATGATGGCACACTACGATACCCGCGTGAACTGCGAGCAGTGCCACTCCGGCGCCAAGGCTCCGCACCAGAAGGCCAAAAACGGCGCGCTTATCAACAGGCACCTCGCCACCGTCGCCTGCCAGACCTGCCACATCCCGTTCTTCGCCAAGGGTCAGGCTACCAAGATGGCGTGGAAATGGTCCGATGTGGGGAAGAACATCACCGCCGAAGAGCAGTTCGACAAGGAGACCTACGCCAAGCACAAGGGGACCTTCGTCTGGGGCATGAACGTGAAGCCGGTGTACGCCTGGAACAACGGCATGGTCGAGCGTTACATGGTCGGCGACAAGGTAAAGGATCCTTCCAAGCCGGTTGTGATGATGCGCCCGGCAGGCGACATCAGGGACCAGAAAGCCAAGATCTACCCGTACAAGCTCTACAAGGGCGACCAGCCGATGGACGCCAAGTTCAAGAACCTGATCATCTTCCAGCAGTACAAATCGCTGTGGGTCGACTACGACTGGGATAAGGCGTGCCGCCTGGGTGCCGAAGGGGCCGGCCTCCCCTACAGCGGCAAGTACCAGTTCGTGAACACGGTTGCCTACATCGCGGCGCAGCACGAGGTGGCACCCAAGGAAGAGGCGCTGCAGTGCGGCGAGTGCCACATGGGGGGCAACCGCCTCGACTGGAAAGCGCTTGGCTACAAGGGGGACCCGATGCAAAACGGCGGCAGGTCCGCTAAGACCGCGCACAAGGTCGCTAAAAAGTAA